The sequence AAGGATTTGAAGAAAAAGAAAACAGTGCGGTGCTTATGAATGATGATACAAGAAAAACTGTACTGATTGCTTATCAGAATCGTAAACAAGATGAGATTATGCATCCGTTTCTTGATGAAAAAGTAACCATCGGCTTGCTCTTTCATATTCAAGCATTACTGCTTGCACGGCATTTGCGTGGGGATTTGGATACTTATCCGCCTTTTATCTGGAAGTGAGGTAATGTAATGTTTGTGATAGTCAGTTATGATGTTTCTACGGAAGCTTCGGGACAGCGTCGCTTACGCAGAGTGGCAAAAGCCTGTCAAGACTATGGACAGAGGGTTCAGTACTCTGTTTTTGAATGCATGGTTGATCCTGCCCAGTGGACGGTTTTGCGTCAAAGGTTGCTTGATGAGATCGATCCTGAAAAAGATAGCTTGCGATTTTATTATCTTGGCTCTAATTGGAAACGCCGCATAGAGCATGTTGGTCTAAAAAAATCGCCTGATCAGGATGGTCCGTTGATTGTTTGATCAGAATGCGAACCTTAAGTTCACATAAATTCCCAGGAGGGTTCGCATTGGGTATAACATATTTAAAATGTGTTGGTTAGGAATATTGTTCTTTGACAATTGGAGATTAATTGCCATTAAAATTGGTGGTTCGCAAAAAGTGGTTGATTACCAGTTGAGAAACAATGAGTTATATGGAAACGGTCGCCCCCCATGCGGGGGCGTGGATTGAAACTGGAAAACCAAATGTCTCTTTTAGAAATTTTGCCGTCGCCCCCCATGCGGGGGCGTGGATTGAAACTTAGATGATTTTTTATATTTTTCCCTTACGGAGTCGCCCCCCATGCGGGGGCGTGGATTGAAACTATAATAGTATCATTACTTCCTACGCT comes from bacterium and encodes:
- the cas2 gene encoding CRISPR-associated endonuclease Cas2 is translated as MFVIVSYDVSTEASGQRRLRRVAKACQDYGQRVQYSVFECMVDPAQWTVLRQRLLDEIDPEKDSLRFYYLGSNWKRRIEHVGLKKSPDQDGPLIV